A segment of the Bombus huntii isolate Logan2020A chromosome 9, iyBomHunt1.1, whole genome shotgun sequence genome:
TACATGACCTCTATACACCTACAAAAAAACTAATAACATCAAAATATACTCCCCTTGGAATCATTCAACTCTCATCTAGAACATTTTCTGAAATAATTAGtagtattgaaaatatttcagctTAAACTCTTAGGTGactcaccctgtatatattcaGAGCAGTATATGTACTTTGTACACTTCATATATTTAATTGCAGTTTTTATGTTGAATATAGACAAATTTCGATTGCATTTATATATTCTAATCTTACATGATGATATTAGAACATCTACatattcattatatttatttattatatttatttagatattctaatattatatCATGTTATATCTAATATGATATTTTAGTAACATATTTTTCCATGTACaatactaaaatatatatatttgatcaatttttatgatatattaacatattaagctatttatatattttagtaattatACTGTTATTTACAATAACTAAAGTATTAAGCTgatattatacataattttcatgatttcatattatttattttatatgcaatagaatttaatgataatattattattttaaatgtgagtaaatttaattttcatttaataatatcattatattctaaaactttaaaatttataatagttgaataattgaaaaaatattaatatttattcttatggcattataatagaatttctGTTTATTGAACTGTTAAAGATTTTATCCTGCATATAAAAATTCTTGCTCTTTCTAAGATACTACAATGGAAAatgcatattttatacattgtTGCAATCGCAATTGTAGTGCAAAAGTGTTACGCAATAgtcatatttttttctaaatcaacatatataataatgtaataccagcgtattattatttacatatatgaaatttaaaaaatggttAATGTGACTTAATActcataaaaaagaaatacagaGCAGCGATAAGCttattgttttacaaatataatgGTATTTATGTAATGACTTCGTAATTCAGAATAGATAAGTCATAAGTTACATAACAGAAATTTCAAGATCTTCAAAAATTTGGTTTGGTTTTCATGAAATGCttctcaattttatttcatataaattacTCTTATCTATAAATAATGTTCGGGTACAAAAGGTATTTTATTGTCTGAATTAGTTTACATTATGTGCGGTTTGTACACATACCTTATGAATTATATTAACACAACACAAATTAGTTCGAGTACAGCATGATGTATTGTTGGCAATATGCATGAACTCGTCAGTTATTagttttcttgttttttatatatttaagtattttacaatttttatttattataattgaatGTATTTAACGCAGTAGCATCCTACATCTTATCATCAAATTTATCCTTTGCTtcttcaattaaaatttacaaaaaagaaataagatttgatataaaaatttgaaagatgTCGGTTCTACTGCCTATTTTgacttattttttaatacaattcATTTGTATATTTTCCAGCATTTACAAAAAGTACACGAGTAAATAGTCAAGACTATGAAGTTAAGTTGGTAGACACAGCAGGTCAAGATGAGTACAGTATATTTCCTACACAGTATTCTATGGATATCCATGGTTATGTCCTGGTATATAGCATAACGAGTGCTAAAAGTTTTGAAGttgtacaaattatttatgacAAGTTATTGGATATAACAGGAAAAGTCCagtatgttatattattattcactTTATTAACTCATATAAAAGGATTGCGTGATAgcgtatataattacaaatgtatagcatatataattttaataaaatatatttttatgaatttcagTGTCCCAATTGTATTAGTAGGAAATAAAACGGATTTATATGTAGACCGAATGATAACAACAGAACAAGGCAAGCGATTAGCAGATTCTTGGCATGCTGCTTTCCTAGAAACAAGTGCAAAACAAAACGAGGTAAATTTGtttcatcttttttaaattacattgttACATGTGGATGATTGCAATGTAATTCTATTTTGTTTCAGTCTGTTGCAGATATTTTTCATACGTTATTGATTGAGATTGAAAAAGCAGATGGTAATGTACAAGAAAAGTCAAATTGCATTATTTCCTGAGCTATATTAGCTGGAAATATAATATGATGTAAATGTATAAAACCAAATAACAGAATTGGCATTATATTAATACACGTCCAAAAACAAATTAagtgtaataatattaaaaatataaaatagcgAATGTAAAACAAATATGTTTCTTCTTGCTGTataagtaaaatattataaatatcgtCTATTTGAGAATATACGTGATTataagtatttttattattcacttTCGCAATTACCATTTGACAAAAAGAGAATTGAGTTGTCGGTATTTAGTTTTATTCTGCAAAAGTACATATaaggaaatttaatattttagaaacaATTTTTCAGTTCTAGAGATAAAATTACTATTAACTTGGATTTATGTAAGTAACATTtcaaacatttatattttttcaaatatgcTGGAATAAATcattataaaatgtataataaaaatatttacttctACACATTGgtaaattaatactttttattgagatatacaaatatctatataaaatatatgtgccagatatataaaaagtatGTTATGACTATTACAAATagattttacatttttgtttTGGTAGAAATTAAGCCACAAAAGGTGCTGCAAAATTAATCTTGGCTaagaaattaaagattaatttttttgCATCGAAGTCTACTCACTATgagaataagaaatataaaaaaaattaactgttttcaataaattaaaactaaTAAATATATGGAAAAAAGATACATAAATTACGTCATTTATCTATTATCGCTTTACCTGATGTACTTTATTACTTATCTGTAAccaatttttgtaattttcattttttctaaaCTTCTAGTCAGTTAATTATCTATTTTACTTACTccttttttattactttttctCATCTCATTTTCTTACTTGCATTTGTCTATTTTGCCCCATCTACCTTTAACAGAATTTACCACTTATTCCAATTCCtacaaataatttagatttaacTCTCACTATAGAGAAAGAACTCAAGGAAATAACTCtttgtaaattataataaaacttcAAGACGTCTTTTTGTCTCCAAAGAACATTTGATTGTTTAAAAGATTTTATACATAACTGCAGAACCTTGAACTGAAAATTCCAGACATGGAAAACATCCAAAGAGCTTTTTTGAACTGAGAAATGTCCGATTCTCTTCATAGGCATAAGATGATTGCTTACCAGAATTAcaaattcttaaaattatcaaatttttcagGAAAATGATGAAGCATGAAGCGGAGGGaggaagaaaatatgaaagattTCACGATCTGTGatcttttttctaaattttcatAGACACTGGAACCCTTTAAGGGGAAGATTCGGGGTAGTCTCAGATTTTTAATGACTAAAATCATAGATATGTTTGTAGCTAAAACCTCCATCGTGGTCTGCTTCAGCGGATCAGGAAAAACGTAAGTAATATCTGGTCCCCGAGAAACGTTACGATGCCCCCCTCGTCTCCGTGCACTGCCTCACGGTTCATCCTTGAAGGGGGCTTAcacctcccccccccccccctcatTATCACGACTCCGGACAACCTTATTCCCTATTCAAACTGTTCACTTATCAAAGATCGGAGTTAGTAGAAAGGAGGAGGCAACAGACAATCCTTCAACTATGACCCCAAGgtgtaaaataattaatgtagAAATATAGCTTTTTCCCCCTACTAGCCTCCCAAGAGTGTACATACAATCTTGTAGAATTTGATAAAACCCATATAATCAaggaatttgaattttttgataCAATCCTGGTACAATTCCGCTATAAACAACTGATAAAAAGAATCGAACTTGCAACTTTCGGCCAGAAAGTCAAGATATTTTAACATAACTCGAGTATTCCCTTTATTTTGTGTTTTGTCCCTTTATTATGtactattatttattgtacGTGGACTAtggattttatcaatatatattttatcaataattatatatgttataaaacatatatacatatatacaaagAAACACACAGATTTCGTTGACCTTGAAATATGTTGACAAGATCatataaaaaattcagttatttgattatacaaaattatgttggcgacgaaataaaaattttgcagTATAATCAACGTAATGTTGTT
Coding sequences within it:
- the LOC126869512 gene encoding GTP-binding protein Rheb homolog codes for the protein MPPKQRKIAIMGYRSVGKSSLSIQFVEGQFVDSYDPTIENTFTKSTRVNSQDYEVKLVDTAGQDEYSIFPTQYSMDIHGYVLVYSITSAKSFEVVQIIYDKLLDITGKVHVPIVLVGNKTDLYVDRMITTEQGKRLADSWHAAFLETSAKQNESVADIFHTLLIEIEKADGNVQEKSNCIIS